A genomic region of Streptomyces rimosus contains the following coding sequences:
- a CDS encoding alpha-hydroxy acid oxidase codes for MDTVRNLDELLTLPDFEAASDQVLDQGCRAYVAGGAGTDRTVRANIAAFDDIWLRPRVLASTTTEPRTEVSVLGHRMAMPVLLAPTSPQRLLHEDAEIATSLAAEAAGVVPIVSTDSHVPFPEIAKSSGAACWFQLYAYRSRDDIAATLDMAESAGASALVVTVDASHAALRVHAQRAGFATPGHVDFGTLRALGILEGEVPAGARIDRLALSWADLLWIRGRTRLPLLVKGVLRAEDARRCLDSGADGVIVSNHGGRQLDGAVPSVIALSEVAAAVAGRCTVLVDGGIRSGVHVVKALALGADAVCLGRPYLWGLSLAGREGVEAVLRLLRREIEDTLRQLGAADVGELGPDFVAKAGAGAA; via the coding sequence TTGGACACCGTACGGAATCTCGATGAACTGCTGACCCTGCCGGATTTCGAAGCCGCCAGTGATCAGGTGCTCGACCAGGGCTGCCGGGCGTACGTGGCCGGCGGCGCCGGCACCGACCGCACCGTGCGCGCCAACATCGCGGCGTTCGACGACATCTGGCTCCGCCCGCGGGTGCTCGCCAGCACGACGACCGAGCCCCGCACCGAAGTAAGCGTCCTCGGGCACCGCATGGCGATGCCCGTCCTGCTCGCCCCGACGAGCCCGCAGCGGCTGCTGCACGAGGACGCGGAGATCGCCACGTCCCTCGCCGCCGAGGCGGCCGGGGTGGTGCCCATCGTCAGCACCGACAGCCACGTCCCCTTCCCGGAGATCGCCAAGTCGTCCGGCGCGGCCTGCTGGTTCCAGCTCTACGCCTACCGGTCGCGGGACGACATCGCCGCGACGCTCGACATGGCCGAGTCCGCCGGTGCGTCGGCCCTGGTGGTCACGGTCGACGCCAGTCATGCCGCGCTGCGGGTGCACGCCCAGCGCGCCGGGTTCGCCACCCCGGGCCATGTGGACTTCGGCACGCTGCGCGCGCTCGGCATCCTGGAGGGCGAGGTGCCGGCCGGGGCCCGTATCGACCGGCTGGCGCTCAGCTGGGCGGACCTGCTGTGGATCCGCGGACGCACCCGGCTGCCCCTCCTGGTGAAGGGCGTGCTGCGGGCCGAGGACGCGCGCCGCTGCCTGGACAGCGGCGCGGACGGCGTCATCGTCTCCAACCACGGCGGGCGGCAGCTCGACGGGGCGGTGCCCAGCGTGATCGCCCTGAGCGAGGTGGCGGCCGCGGTCGCCGGCCGGTGCACCGTGCTGGTCGACGGCGGTATCCGCTCCGGCGTCCACGTCGTCAAGGCCCTCGCCCTCGGCGCCGACGCGGTCTGCCTCGGCCGGCCGTACCTGTGGGGCCTGTCGCTGGCCGGGCGCGAAGGGGTCGAGGCGGTGCTGCGGCTCCTGCGCCGGGAGATCGAGGACACGCTCCGGCAGCTGGGCGCCGCGGACGTGGGCGAGCTGGGGCCGGACTTCGTGGCCAAGGCGGGTGCCGGGGCGGCCTGA
- a CDS encoding TSUP family transporter: MDFFDVIGLLTAAVAAGWVDAVVGGGGVLLIPVLLLSFPHLPPATALGTNKIAAITGTATAAAMYARRTVLDRKILVPAAACAVPAGALGALSAATVPTAYFRPVIMVLLISVALFVALRPNFGTQPLAREVTRRRRVIAVLLGGCVVGFYDGLFGPGVGTFLIISFTTLLATQFLESAAMSKVINASSNLGALVVFAVQGNVLWTLGLGMAVGNVTGAMIGSRMALKKGSGFVRTVLVLVVIGMVTKMAFDQFA, from the coding sequence GTGGATTTCTTCGACGTCATAGGGCTGCTCACCGCCGCCGTGGCCGCCGGGTGGGTGGACGCCGTGGTCGGCGGGGGCGGGGTGCTGCTCATCCCCGTTCTGCTGCTCAGCTTCCCCCACCTGCCCCCGGCGACCGCGCTGGGCACCAACAAGATCGCCGCGATCACCGGGACGGCGACCGCCGCCGCGATGTACGCACGGCGGACGGTACTGGACCGCAAGATCCTCGTACCGGCCGCCGCCTGCGCGGTGCCGGCCGGGGCGCTCGGCGCCTTGTCCGCCGCCACCGTCCCCACGGCGTACTTCCGGCCGGTCATCATGGTCCTGCTGATCTCGGTCGCCCTGTTCGTGGCCCTGCGGCCGAACTTCGGCACCCAGCCGCTGGCGCGCGAGGTGACCCGGCGGCGGCGCGTGATCGCCGTACTTCTCGGCGGCTGCGTGGTCGGTTTCTACGACGGGCTGTTCGGACCCGGAGTGGGCACCTTCCTGATCATTTCCTTCACCACGCTCCTGGCGACGCAGTTCCTGGAGAGCGCGGCGATGTCGAAAGTCATCAACGCCTCGTCCAACCTCGGCGCCCTGGTCGTCTTCGCGGTCCAGGGAAACGTCCTGTGGACGCTGGGGCTCGGCATGGCCGTGGGCAATGTGACCGGCGCGATGATCGGTTCGCGCATGGCCCTGAAAAAGGGATCCGGATTCGTCCGTACCGTGCTGGTGCTCGTGGTGATCGGCATGGTGACGAAGATGGCGTTCGATCAGTTTGCGTGA
- a CDS encoding TauD/TfdA family dioxygenase — protein MTPALAAQQSLSLSEAETQKLWQLSRLAAGASEASPLALSGLLLDLPKAVRTALLEFAEGSGDSGFFLLRGVTLGDLPPTPTVHHSGALRGHPTDGTLTLVADLLGSLVGYQDEKDGDLIHDVHAVPGEEKRIENSGSVAFDFHTENVHHPLRPDYLGLLCLRQDHDRVAATRVASVREAVRHLTPEQVAVLRTPQFYSSYPTSFTRGRTGPVPRSGPHPAIFGPEDRPFMRFNSHTTHAADPEATVALKALAEALEAVCHNVVLEPGDLVVVDNHVAAHGRSPFVPRYDGQDRWLRRFYSVRSILGWTQHMMTRQRVIPTMEEIQGVL, from the coding sequence GTGACCCCCGCACTCGCCGCACAGCAGTCCCTCAGCCTGTCCGAGGCCGAAACTCAGAAGCTCTGGCAACTCTCCCGGCTCGCCGCCGGCGCTTCCGAAGCATCTCCGCTGGCGCTTTCCGGCCTCCTTCTCGATCTGCCGAAAGCCGTCCGCACCGCACTGCTGGAATTCGCCGAGGGCAGCGGCGACTCCGGATTCTTCCTGCTGCGCGGCGTGACCCTCGGGGACCTTCCCCCCACCCCCACCGTCCACCACTCGGGCGCCCTGCGCGGCCACCCCACCGACGGCACCCTCACACTGGTGGCGGACCTGCTCGGCTCGCTCGTCGGTTACCAGGACGAGAAGGACGGCGACCTCATCCACGACGTGCACGCGGTGCCCGGCGAGGAGAAGCGGATCGAGAACAGCGGATCGGTGGCCTTCGACTTCCACACGGAAAACGTCCACCACCCGCTGCGCCCCGACTATCTCGGCCTGCTGTGCCTGCGCCAGGACCACGATCGGGTGGCGGCCACCCGCGTCGCCTCGGTGCGCGAGGCGGTTCGGCACCTGACGCCCGAGCAGGTGGCGGTCCTGCGCACCCCGCAGTTCTACAGCTCCTACCCGACCTCCTTCACCCGGGGCCGGACCGGCCCGGTGCCCCGCTCCGGCCCGCACCCGGCGATCTTCGGTCCGGAGGACCGGCCGTTCATGCGCTTCAACTCGCACACCACGCACGCCGCCGACCCCGAGGCGACGGTGGCGCTCAAGGCGCTGGCCGAGGCGCTGGAGGCGGTCTGCCACAACGTCGTACTGGAGCCCGGCGACCTCGTCGTGGTCGACAACCACGTCGCGGCGCACGGCCGCAGCCCGTTCGTCCCGCGCTACGACGGCCAGGACCGCTGGCTGCGCCGGTTCTACTCCGTACGCTCCATCCTCGGCTGGACGCAGCACATGATGACCCGTCAGCGCGTCATCCCGACGATGGAGGAGATCCAGGGCGTCCTCTGA
- a CDS encoding GNAT family N-acetyltransferase, whose product MVADLVRTWVAGWAVSRRTHPPVAKPWGLFIEVTDSPGEVGRHVLPRTEEAWVRSAAASVSAPRTWMKMPAGSAAIGSWLPQGWVREEDGHLMAVDLMATHPVAPQGYTTAVETVGAVTHVRILDAAGEQAAKGQMAAVGEAVVVDKVVTEEAHRRRGLGSFVMRTLADRALEQGAALGVLGATDAGRALYETLGWKKHTTLAEYVYQP is encoded by the coding sequence ATGGTTGCGGACCTGGTCAGGACCTGGGTGGCGGGCTGGGCCGTGTCCCGGCGGACGCACCCGCCGGTCGCCAAGCCGTGGGGGCTCTTCATCGAGGTGACCGACAGCCCCGGCGAAGTGGGACGCCATGTCCTGCCCCGGACCGAGGAAGCGTGGGTCCGCAGCGCCGCCGCCTCGGTGTCGGCGCCGCGGACCTGGATGAAGATGCCCGCGGGGTCGGCGGCGATCGGCTCCTGGCTGCCTCAGGGGTGGGTGCGGGAGGAGGACGGGCATCTGATGGCCGTTGACCTGATGGCCACGCACCCGGTCGCGCCCCAGGGGTACACGACGGCCGTGGAGACCGTGGGAGCCGTCACCCATGTGCGAATACTGGACGCGGCGGGCGAGCAGGCGGCCAAGGGGCAGATGGCGGCCGTCGGGGAAGCCGTGGTCGTGGACAAGGTGGTGACCGAGGAGGCCCACCGGCGGCGCGGCCTGGGCTCCTTCGTGATGCGTACGCTCGCCGACCGCGCCCTGGAGCAGGGCGCCGCCCTCGGCGTCCTCGGCGCGACCGACGCCGGGCGCGCGCTGTACGAGACGCTGGGCTGGAAGAAGCACACGACGCTGGCGGAGTACGTCTACCAGCCCTGA
- a CDS encoding AfsR/SARP family transcriptional regulator, producing the protein MDFRLLGPVSAFSEDIQVPLGPPKRRAVLALLVLAEGTPVSAERIAEALWDTEPPTHARTIVYGHVSALRGLLSTEPAAKLATEGGGYTLHAPPESADVWRFRTLVRRASDGPAAEESAALLREALGLWRGQALGGAGDTPLMAAAADRLTEERLAALEQFAAALRACGQGAQALALLRPAAERHPLRESLIAAAVRSLHDADRQAEALDLYHRTQRLLAQELGVDPGAALSEAYLAILHARPVERPAAGRSASEGNTAAPSEAPALRPNTPDAAPPPCLLPRAPAGFVGRTEDLDRLTETVRSGSPPLSVVTGPGGVGKTSLAVHWAYAHAGEFPDGILYADLHAMDPDGTGPQPAGVLHDFLQALGVAEERLPADARAAEHLYRSLLTGRRALVLLDNARDSAQVRPLLPGTPGCTVLVTSRNRLEGLVATDCARLLPLERLAPEDGVRVLRTVIGDLRVAAEPTAAEELAALCDGLPLALRLAAARLAARPRLALRAMADDLVDEHQRLSLLSGEDLGVAATLRLSVQQLPPAGAQLFRQLALHVGSELDGAAAAALSGLSPAGTRTALDELAAAHLVEEWTGDRYLMHDLTRLYARSCADGADPAGLHRLLVHYLAAGQAAAAAAEPGSQPCAALPPGVSPPGAPPVFTNRAESMAWYVTERANLTAAVAAAADAGHPDLAWRIAVHLWPLIVRQVHDGWEPTLERALAAATSLGDPDAESRLCSLLGWVLTENGQHTAALEHLSRAPDLAVRAKDPRGQVIALINWAAALERVGDLSGAGTRREQAARMAHALGHPHTETLALYHLAAHCLSAGRPDEALAHGLRALDIAPDQMSDERRVLLLDTCGAALQRLGREGEARRCFAEAAALAGPVGPGGGPAAEHEGGSAGGHVRALAG; encoded by the coding sequence ATGGACTTCCGGCTGCTCGGGCCGGTGTCGGCCTTCTCGGAAGACATACAGGTGCCGCTCGGGCCTCCCAAACGCCGGGCCGTACTGGCGCTGTTGGTGCTGGCCGAAGGCACCCCCGTGAGTGCCGAGCGGATCGCCGAGGCACTGTGGGACACCGAGCCCCCGACACACGCCCGTACCATCGTTTACGGCCATGTCTCGGCCCTGCGCGGCCTGCTGAGCACGGAACCCGCGGCAAAGCTCGCCACCGAGGGCGGCGGTTACACGCTGCACGCACCGCCGGAGTCGGCGGACGTGTGGCGCTTCCGCACGCTGGTACGCCGGGCCTCGGACGGGCCTGCCGCCGAGGAGTCGGCCGCGCTGCTGCGCGAGGCGCTGGGGCTGTGGCGGGGCCAGGCGCTCGGCGGGGCGGGTGACACGCCGCTGATGGCCGCGGCGGCCGACCGGCTGACCGAGGAACGGCTCGCCGCGCTGGAGCAGTTCGCCGCGGCGCTGCGCGCCTGCGGCCAGGGTGCCCAAGCGCTGGCACTGCTGCGGCCCGCCGCCGAACGCCATCCGCTGCGCGAGTCCCTGATCGCGGCCGCCGTACGGTCGTTGCACGACGCCGACCGCCAGGCCGAGGCGCTCGACCTCTATCACCGTACGCAACGCCTGCTCGCCCAGGAGCTGGGCGTCGATCCCGGTGCCGCGCTGTCCGAGGCGTATCTCGCGATCCTGCACGCCCGCCCGGTGGAGCGGCCGGCCGCCGGCCGGTCCGCCTCGGAGGGGAACACAGCGGCACCGTCCGAGGCTCCGGCGCTCCGGCCCAATACCCCGGATGCCGCCCCGCCGCCCTGCCTCCTCCCGCGCGCCCCGGCCGGGTTCGTGGGCCGTACGGAAGATCTCGACCGGCTCACCGAGACCGTACGGTCGGGCAGTCCGCCGCTGAGCGTGGTCACCGGTCCGGGCGGGGTCGGCAAGACCTCACTGGCGGTGCACTGGGCGTACGCGCACGCCGGCGAATTCCCCGACGGCATCCTCTACGCCGACCTGCACGCCATGGATCCGGACGGCACCGGCCCCCAGCCGGCCGGTGTCCTGCACGACTTCCTCCAGGCGCTCGGCGTCGCGGAGGAACGCCTGCCGGCGGACGCGCGCGCCGCGGAACACCTCTACCGCTCGCTGCTCACCGGCCGCCGCGCCCTCGTCCTGCTCGACAACGCCCGCGACTCGGCCCAGGTGCGTCCGCTGCTTCCCGGCACGCCCGGCTGCACCGTGCTGGTCACCAGCCGCAACCGGCTGGAGGGGCTGGTGGCCACCGACTGCGCCCGGCTGCTGCCGCTGGAACGGCTGGCGCCCGAGGACGGCGTACGGGTCCTGCGTACCGTCATCGGTGATCTGCGCGTGGCGGCCGAGCCCACCGCGGCCGAGGAACTGGCCGCGCTCTGCGACGGTCTGCCGCTGGCGCTGCGGCTGGCCGCCGCCCGGCTCGCCGCACGTCCCCGGCTGGCCCTGCGGGCGATGGCCGACGACCTGGTGGACGAACACCAGCGGCTCTCCCTGCTGTCCGGGGAAGACCTGGGCGTAGCGGCAACCCTGCGGCTGAGCGTGCAGCAGCTGCCGCCCGCCGGTGCGCAGCTCTTCCGCCAACTGGCGCTGCACGTCGGCTCCGAACTCGACGGCGCCGCCGCGGCGGCGCTCAGCGGTCTCTCGCCCGCCGGGACACGCACTGCCCTGGACGAGCTGGCCGCCGCCCACCTCGTGGAGGAGTGGACCGGCGACCGGTACCTGATGCACGACCTGACCCGGCTGTACGCGCGCTCCTGCGCGGACGGGGCCGACCCGGCGGGGCTGCACCGGCTGCTCGTGCACTACCTGGCCGCCGGCCAGGCCGCCGCGGCGGCGGCCGAGCCCGGCAGCCAGCCCTGCGCCGCGCTGCCCCCGGGCGTGTCCCCGCCCGGGGCGCCGCCGGTCTTCACCAACCGTGCCGAGTCCATGGCCTGGTACGTCACCGAGCGCGCCAACCTCACCGCCGCCGTGGCCGCCGCGGCCGACGCGGGACACCCGGACCTGGCCTGGCGCATCGCCGTCCATCTGTGGCCGCTGATCGTACGGCAGGTGCACGACGGCTGGGAGCCGACCCTCGAACGTGCCCTGGCCGCCGCGACCTCGCTGGGCGACCCGGACGCCGAGTCGCGGCTGTGCTCGCTGCTCGGGTGGGTCCTCACGGAGAACGGGCAGCACACCGCGGCGCTGGAGCACCTGAGCCGCGCACCGGACCTGGCCGTACGCGCCAAGGACCCGCGCGGCCAGGTGATCGCGCTGATCAACTGGGCGGCCGCGCTGGAACGCGTCGGCGACCTGTCCGGCGCCGGAACCCGGCGGGAACAGGCCGCGCGGATGGCACACGCCCTCGGGCACCCGCACACCGAGACCCTGGCCCTCTACCACCTGGCGGCCCACTGCCTCTCCGCCGGGCGCCCCGACGAGGCGCTGGCCCACGGCCTGCGGGCCCTGGACATCGCCCCGGACCAGATGTCGGACGAGCGCCGGGTGCTGCTCCTCGACACCTGCGGCGCGGCCCTTCAGCGCCTCGGCCGTGAGGGTGAGGCCCGCCGCTGCTTCGCCGAGGCGGCGGCCCTCGCCGGGCCCGTGGGGCCGGGCGGAGGGCCGGCGGCGGAACACGAAGGCGGCTCGGCGGGAGGACATGTGCGCGCCCTCGCGGGCTGA
- a CDS encoding LysR family transcriptional regulator produces the protein MELRVLRYFVAVAEERHFGRAATRLHMTQPPLSRAVRQLEADLGCTLLDRSPTGVSLTAAGAVLLDEARTLLAQADRARVRVAAAAGTATLTVGTLADSAEEAGTCLAAAYRDRHPHVHIRIREADLSDPTAGLRAGLVDVALTRAPFDASGLATRVLRSDPVGVVLRADDPLAGRGSLRLDELGDRRWFRLPEGTDPLWNAYWARRPDTVRCEGPVVRTVHECLQSVLWNGTVGLAPLVRSLPDGLTVVPLTDMPPSRLVIAWRGGDAGPLVRSFVQLAAERWNRKGA, from the coding sequence ATGGAGCTACGCGTACTGCGCTATTTCGTGGCGGTCGCCGAGGAACGCCACTTCGGCAGGGCCGCGACGCGGCTGCACATGACCCAGCCGCCGCTGAGCCGTGCCGTCCGGCAGCTGGAGGCCGATCTCGGCTGTACGCTGCTGGACCGCTCCCCCACCGGGGTCTCCCTGACCGCTGCCGGGGCCGTGCTGCTGGACGAGGCCCGTACGCTCCTGGCGCAGGCCGACCGGGCGCGCGTGCGGGTGGCCGCGGCGGCGGGTACGGCCACCCTGACGGTCGGCACCCTCGCCGACAGCGCCGAGGAGGCCGGAACGTGCCTGGCCGCCGCGTACCGGGACCGTCACCCCCACGTACACATCCGCATCCGCGAGGCCGACCTGAGCGATCCGACCGCCGGGCTGCGCGCCGGGCTGGTCGATGTGGCCCTGACCCGCGCGCCGTTCGACGCCTCGGGCCTCGCCACCCGCGTGCTGCGCTCGGACCCGGTCGGCGTGGTGCTGCGCGCGGACGATCCGCTGGCCGGGCGCGGCAGTCTGCGCCTCGACGAGCTCGGCGACCGCCGGTGGTTCCGGCTGCCCGAGGGGACCGATCCCCTCTGGAACGCCTACTGGGCCCGTCGCCCGGACACCGTCCGGTGCGAGGGCCCCGTCGTACGGACCGTTCATGAATGCCTTCAGTCCGTGCTGTGGAACGGAACAGTGGGGCTGGCCCCACTGGTCCGCTCCCTGCCGGACGGGCTCACCGTGGTCCCGCTGACCGACATGCCGCCCAGCCGCCTCGTCATCGCGTGGCGCGGCGGCGATGCCGGTCCGCTCGTCCGTTCCTTCGTGCAGCTCGCGGCCGAACGCTGGAACCGGAAGGGAGCGTAG
- a CDS encoding MBL fold metallo-hydrolase, whose protein sequence is MTDVTEMTNAAGAPKAVEHTGPDPVVHVAGAQDIAHDLLVIPDRGVQLVPNIGIIGGRDAVLVVETGLGPRNAERVLEFAADHARGRKLYLTTTHFHPEHAFGAEVFTGAATYLANRDQAADLETKGPGYLEMFRQLSESAARQLEGVRLVRPDIVYDRSYDLDLGGRVVHLRATGRAHSKGDQVIGVPDADVLFTGDLVEAGQFAVFPWFPPHDTDVSGTRWLAVMERLAARRPRTVVPGHGGLGGPQLLADVRDYLAELRQETWLRRDSAADEQTIADEIADLMIRRRPQWIGREWIGKGVGCLCAERAAHAHDEPAPGSPS, encoded by the coding sequence ATGACAGACGTGACCGAGATGACGAACGCGGCCGGGGCGCCGAAGGCGGTCGAACACACCGGGCCGGACCCCGTCGTGCACGTCGCCGGGGCCCAGGACATCGCCCACGACCTGCTGGTCATTCCCGACCGGGGAGTACAGCTCGTGCCGAACATCGGCATCATCGGCGGCCGGGACGCCGTCCTGGTCGTGGAGACCGGCCTGGGCCCCCGCAACGCGGAACGGGTCCTGGAATTCGCGGCGGACCACGCACGGGGGCGCAAGCTCTACCTGACGACGACACACTTCCACCCCGAGCACGCCTTCGGCGCGGAGGTCTTCACCGGCGCCGCGACCTACCTCGCCAACCGCGACCAGGCCGCGGACCTGGAGACGAAGGGCCCCGGCTACCTGGAGATGTTCCGGCAGCTCAGCGAGTCGGCCGCGCGTCAGCTGGAGGGAGTCCGGCTGGTACGGCCCGACATCGTCTACGACCGGTCGTACGACCTGGACCTGGGCGGCCGGGTCGTGCACCTGCGGGCCACCGGCCGCGCGCACAGCAAGGGCGACCAGGTGATCGGCGTACCCGACGCGGACGTGCTGTTCACCGGCGACCTCGTGGAAGCGGGCCAGTTCGCCGTCTTCCCGTGGTTCCCGCCGCACGACACCGACGTCTCCGGCACCCGCTGGCTCGCGGTCATGGAGCGGCTGGCGGCCCGGCGCCCGCGGACCGTGGTACCGGGCCACGGCGGGCTCGGCGGCCCGCAACTTCTCGCCGACGTGCGCGACTATCTCGCGGAGCTGCGGCAGGAGACCTGGCTCCGCCGGGACTCGGCGGCCGACGAGCAGACGATCGCCGACGAGATCGCGGACCTGATGATCCGGCGCCGCCCGCAGTGGATCGGCCGGGAGTGGATCGGCAAGGGCGTCGGCTGCCTGTGCGCCGAGCGCGCCGCGCACGCGCACGACGAGCCCGCGCCCGGCAGCCCGTCCTGA
- a CDS encoding ribosome assembly protein YhbY: MRLCFLVEENYRHDGMPNEVIRQLTAWGHQVDVLRPGGSLLHMTEAVRAGTHDAWVLKTVSGGPGLTLLEAAASAGMTTVNDARSIRGVRDKALAAAIGRARGLPLPRTYAAARPELLAELPASEYPLVVKPADGSSGRAVHLVASPDRLAAMVPALAREGLLIAQPYVPNSGIDIKVYCVGGELHATERRSPLHPEHAVRERRVPLSAEVAAIVDQVGAVYGLDLYGVDVLLGPDGPVVVDVNDFPSFRQVPDAVARVARAVLGLARAGQGAAADGLTGEQHGAVGGASLAVRAHPDPVSVSGAGPVEVVLPAQAVDSAQAAASVQDPAPVHIPAVAGEGA, from the coding sequence ATGAGGCTCTGCTTCCTGGTGGAGGAAAACTACCGTCACGACGGCATGCCGAACGAGGTGATCCGTCAACTGACCGCCTGGGGCCACCAGGTGGACGTGCTGCGGCCGGGCGGTTCCCTGCTGCACATGACCGAGGCGGTGCGGGCGGGCACCCACGACGCGTGGGTGCTCAAGACGGTGTCCGGCGGACCCGGACTGACCCTGCTCGAAGCGGCGGCCTCGGCCGGGATGACGACGGTCAACGACGCCCGGTCCATCCGCGGCGTACGGGACAAGGCGCTGGCCGCGGCGATCGGCCGCGCCCGGGGGCTGCCGCTGCCCCGTACCTACGCCGCGGCCCGGCCCGAACTGCTGGCGGAGCTGCCCGCTTCGGAGTACCCGCTCGTCGTCAAGCCCGCCGACGGCAGCTCCGGCCGGGCCGTACACCTGGTCGCGTCGCCGGACCGGCTGGCCGCGATGGTCCCCGCACTGGCGCGGGAGGGCCTGCTCATCGCCCAGCCGTATGTGCCCAATTCGGGCATCGACATCAAGGTCTACTGCGTCGGCGGCGAGCTGCACGCCACCGAGCGCCGCTCCCCGCTCCACCCCGAGCACGCGGTACGCGAGCGCCGCGTGCCGCTGTCGGCCGAGGTGGCCGCGATCGTGGACCAGGTGGGCGCGGTGTACGGCCTCGATCTGTACGGCGTGGACGTCCTGCTGGGGCCCGACGGCCCGGTGGTCGTCGACGTGAACGACTTCCCCAGCTTCCGGCAGGTTCCGGACGCGGTGGCGCGGGTGGCACGGGCCGTACTGGGGCTGGCGCGCGCCGGGCAGGGGGCCGCTGCCGACGGCCTGACAGGGGAACAGCACGGTGCGGTCGGTGGGGCGTCGTTGGCGGTCCGGGCGCATCCCGATCCTGTTTCCGTTTCCGGCGCGGGTCCCGTGGAGGTCGTTCTCCCCGCGCAGGCCGTGGATTCCGCGCAGGCTGCGGCGTCGGTACAGGACCCGGCCCCTGTGCACATTCCCGCGGTGGCGGGTGAGGGCGCGTGA
- a CDS encoding ATP-grasp domain-containing protein — protein MRIALITRDPAHPLLAAATALLTPEHDVVTLDPETAGEGPEPRADVHLLKAHTPQALALARALEARGAPVVNSAAATALLQDRTAMARYARQAGLPFAGTRTYATLAELADGPRLPGPVVVKSRHSRKHDLVARVDSGEQLRALAAAHPREPVVVQEFVPNSGWDHKLWAVGDRLFAALRRSELSPEGRGPTLPLALADLPPGWSDMVRRAGEVFALDVYGVDVIDAGDGSPLIVDINAFPGIRGQDGAPEALAALALRRAASANRGLISG, from the coding sequence GTGAGGATCGCCCTGATCACGCGCGACCCCGCTCACCCGCTGCTGGCCGCCGCCACCGCCCTGCTCACCCCCGAGCACGACGTGGTGACGCTGGATCCGGAAACGGCGGGGGAGGGCCCCGAGCCGCGCGCCGATGTCCACCTGCTCAAAGCTCACACGCCGCAAGCCCTCGCCCTGGCCCGTGCCCTGGAGGCACGCGGCGCCCCCGTGGTGAATTCGGCCGCGGCGACCGCGCTGCTCCAGGACCGTACGGCGATGGCGCGGTACGCGCGGCAAGCCGGCCTCCCCTTCGCGGGCACCCGTACCTACGCCACGCTCGCCGAACTGGCCGACGGGCCGCGGCTCCCCGGCCCGGTGGTGGTCAAGAGCCGGCACAGCCGCAAGCACGATCTGGTGGCCCGCGTCGACAGCGGCGAGCAGCTGCGCGCGCTCGCCGCCGCGCACCCGCGGGAGCCAGTCGTGGTCCAGGAATTCGTTCCGAACAGCGGGTGGGACCACAAACTCTGGGCGGTGGGGGACCGGCTCTTCGCCGCCCTGCGCCGCTCGGAACTCTCGCCCGAGGGGCGCGGGCCCACGCTGCCGCTCGCCCTCGCGGATCTGCCGCCCGGCTGGTCCGACATGGTGCGCCGGGCCGGTGAGGTCTTCGCGCTGGACGTCTACGGCGTGGACGTCATCGACGCGGGCGACGGCTCCCCGCTCATCGTGGACATCAACGCCTTTCCCGGCATCCGGGGCCAGGACGGCGCTCCGGAAGCGCTGGCGGCCTTGGCGCTGCGCCGCGCCGCGTCGGCGAACCGCGGGCTCATCTCCGGGTAG
- a CDS encoding APH(3'') family aminoglycoside O-phosphotransferase, producing the protein MIDLTAFLTLLRADGGDAGWEPVTDGESGAAVFRSADGSRYAKCVPADQVAALEAERDRVSWLSTQDIPGPRVLDWRVGAAGAGLLTSTVEGIPADRASASMLRAAWEPIADAVRRLHELPPEKCPFTRELGEMFSMARDVVAREAVNPDFLPEEQRHTPPGELLARLAPYVGQRLAQEAAQTVVCHGDLCLPNIILDPDTLDVAGFIDLGRLGRADPYADLALLFATARETWGDDERWSQSAEEEFAARYGIALDRDRERFYLHLDPLTWG; encoded by the coding sequence GTGATCGATCTGACCGCATTCCTTACGCTGCTGCGCGCCGATGGCGGGGACGCCGGCTGGGAGCCCGTGACGGACGGCGAGTCCGGGGCCGCCGTCTTCCGCTCGGCCGACGGTTCGCGCTACGCCAAGTGCGTGCCCGCCGACCAGGTCGCCGCTTTGGAGGCGGAGCGGGACCGGGTGAGCTGGCTGAGTACGCAGGACATTCCCGGGCCGCGCGTCCTCGACTGGCGCGTCGGTGCCGCCGGGGCCGGGCTGCTGACCAGCACCGTCGAAGGGATTCCCGCCGACCGGGCGTCGGCCTCGATGCTGCGGGCGGCGTGGGAGCCGATCGCGGACGCCGTGCGGCGGTTGCACGAACTGCCACCGGAGAAGTGCCCGTTCACGCGCGAACTCGGCGAAATGTTCTCCATGGCCCGGGATGTCGTCGCGCGGGAAGCGGTCAATCCGGACTTCCTGCCCGAAGAGCAGCGGCACACGCCGCCCGGCGAACTGCTCGCGCGCCTCGCCCCGTACGTCGGGCAGCGCCTCGCGCAGGAAGCCGCGCAGACCGTCGTCTGCCACGGGGACCTGTGCCTGCCCAACATCATCCTCGATCCGGACACGCTGGACGTGGCGGGCTTCATCGACCTCGGCCGCCTGGGACGCGCCGATCCCTACGCCGACCTCGCACTGCTCTTCGCCACCGCCCGCGAGACGTGGGGCGACGACGAGCGGTGGTCACAGTCGGCCGAAGAGGAGTTCGCCGCCCGGTACGGAATCGCCCTCGACCGGGACCGCGAGCGGTTCTATCTGCATCTCGACCCCCTGACCTGGGGATGA